In Paludibaculum fermentans, the genomic stretch CCACCATCTCCTCGTAGAGGAGCTTCTTCGAGAAGTTCCCGGCGCCGATGGAGTAGGAGCCTTTCGATCTCGGCAGCAGGTCTGACTTGAGCCACGCGGCGGCGTCCTTCATGGCGGCCACGACTGCCTCATCGGCCTTCTGGAAATCGCTCAAGGCCTGGGCGTCACCGCCGGCCGCGTCCTTCGCCCAGACGGCGACTTCCTTCTCGAGGAAGCCGATGGAGCCTCCGGCCACGCGAATGGCAAGGTCAGTGAATTCCTTGGGAGGATTGTCCACATTCGCCTTCATCGCGGCGATCAGCGCGGGCGCGGCGGCCAACCTGGCCGTGACGCCGGCCAGGCGCTCTTTCGCCGGTGCGAAGTTGCGCTTCATGAGCAGATCGACGGCGCCGCCCGGTGAGGCAACGTAATCGATGGGATTGTGCCGCCAGGTCTGAATGGTCTCGAGGTCGAGCAGTTCGGCCTGCAGAGCATTGTGGATCATCGTGAGGTCGATCTGATCCTGCTCCGCCGGCTTGGCGGCCTGCAGCGCCTCGGCCTGCTTCAACTGTTCCTTCACCGTAGCGATGCGCCGCTCGTAAGCGGCGGCAGAGCGATCTTCCAACTGCTTGTCATATTGATGGAAGCCGACGCTGGTTCCAAAAGAGGGGCTCCAGGTGAAGAGCGCGTCGTAGTAGGTGTCGACGAAGGCGCTGACCTTGGGCGGTTCCGGCTTGGAGGCGCACGCGCTGAGGAGGAGGGTGAGGGTGAGGCCGGAGACCGCACCCGCGGAGGCGAATCGCATAATTTCAGGGTAGCAACAGGCGTGAGGAGGAGATCGCCGCCACGCCTGCCGCCAAGGGAAGGCGCCGGCGCGCCACCCCGCCCGCAGCCGGCTAGTTCGCCGGTGACGGATCTTCGATCACAACCGGCGGTTCCTGAACCACGAGGGTGACCGGGATCTCGAGCACCGGGTGGAACGCGTCGTTAACGGTGACCTTGATGATCGTTTTGTACTCGCCCGGGGCCAGCCCATCCGGGTTGACGCTGAGCTTGAGCTTCATCGGAACCGTGCCGCCGTCCTTCTCGAGGATCAGCCAGGGCTCGGTGCTCTCGGGACCTTCGGCGGGGAAGGCCTGTGGACAACCGGCGTAGACCACGGAATTGATGGGTGCGGGCACTTCGCCGCCCAGGACATAGGTGAATCGCGCTTCGGAGAGATCGCCAAACCAGATGCCCAGCCAGGGGTCACAGATCTGGCAGACGAAAGCGTCGTTTCCGCTGCCGAGCTTGGTCTGCAGGGCGTTGGCCGACAGAGGCAGGTCAGACGAGTAAGTGATGCCCGCGATGGTGGCGGACTCGCCGGGTCCCAGCGTCAGTGCCAGCGATTCGTCATTCTCGACACCGCCCCAGAAGGTGGAGGAGATCAGTTGCTTCTGGTCCACATCGAGCCGCAGCAGGAACGCATCGAACTTGCCGCCGTGGTTCGACTGCAGGGCGCGGAAGCCGGGGAAATCCGGCGAGTTCGTGTAGCCGGTGATATAGACATAGCCGCGGGCATCGATCTTCACGGCGGTGGCGGTTTCGTCCGGATCCGTCGGCCCGGAGGAACTGCCGCCTAGGTAGGTGAGGTATTCGGCGGCGGTCCCGTCGACGCTTAGGCGTAGGAGAAATGCGTCGCGGAAACCACCGCCGAAGGCTGTTTGCAGTGCATTTTCGGAGGTAGGCAATTGCTTGGAGGAGGTATGGCCGACTACGTAGGCGCGTCCATCGCGGTCCACGGTCAGGCCCCGAATCGAGGTGTAGCCGCCCTTCCAGCCGACGTAGGTGAAGTAAATCAAGCCGTCGCCTTCGGGCTTTACGCGAGCCACAAAGCTGGAGTAGCTCTGGGGCAAGGTGATGTAGGCACCCTCGGTGGCCATGCCGGTGGACATGGTCTCGCCGGCCACGTAGAGCGAGTCGTCTGGACCGACTGCGATGGCGTAGATGTTGTCGGTGCCGCTGTTCCCACCCAGGTAGGTGGCGTAGGCGAGTTGGAAGTCGGGCGTGATCTTGGCGATGAAGGCATCCTGGCCGCCGCCGGAGATCTGCGGCTGCATCGCGTTCTTCACGGGCAACTGCGCGGAGGAGGCGCGGCCGGCGAGGTAGATGTTGCCGACGGAATCGAGCGCAAGGGCGAGACCTTCCTCATTGCGCTCGCCGCCGAAGTAGGTGGAGAAGAGGAGCGTCCCCTCCGGATCGAACTTCATGACGAAGCAGATGTTGAGGCCGCCCTGCTTGTCCTGGATGGGGTGGAGCAGCGGAAGATCGCGGGCTCCGGTGGTGCCGGCCACATAGATGTTGCCGTCTTTGTCGAGCGCGACGGCGTGGGCCACGGTATTGGAGGAACCGCCGATCTGCGCGCGCCAGAGCACTTCCTTGCCTTCTGAGCTGTACTTGGTGAGGTAGGCCTTGAAAACGGCCGAATTCAGGGGCTTGCCGCCGACGGGCTTCACTGGGATGTCGCGCGATTCGCTTTCGCCGGCGACATAGATAAAGCCGCCGGGATCGACTGCGACCGCTGTCGCGTCGTCGTACCGGTCGCCGCCATTAAAGGTGGAAAAGACGAGACGCTTGTCTTCCGAAGGGGATTGCGCAGCCAGCACAGCCGCGAAGGCAAAGAGTGAGATGATCTTCCGCATACACACAGAACGCGCGGTGACCGCGGAGAAGGGATCACGGTGTGAAGTGGATTCGCGAAACAATTTTTCGGAGTCCTGGAGTGCCAGGCCTCCCGGAATCAGGCGAGGGTAATGAGCGCGCCGGGCAGGCGTCCAAATAAGGCCCGCAATGGAATGGATCCGGCGCACGTCCAGCGCTCATTTGTCAGGACATTCACAATGTTCCTGCCTGCCAACTCTTCGGGCACCGGCAGCACGGTTTCGTGCCAGCCCGCGGCTGCCGAAGCATAGGGTGCACCGGCCAGGAGCCCCGCCATCCAGCGCAAGCCCGCGGCCAGCAGCACACGCCCGCTCTGCACGCGCGCGAAGGCCACAAGGTGGTCGGCGATGGGGCCGGTGGCATACAGCGGAATGTACTCGCCCTCTATCACCAGGTCCGGGTTGTCCCGGCGCAGGTTGAGACCGATGGCCGTGATCGCCGCCTTCAACTCGCCGGTATCGACCTGGGGGGCGATCTGGGCGAAGTCGAACACGCGATTCCCAGCGCGTGAGCGCTCGTACTCCGGTTGCCAGCGGCCGAGCCAGTTCTGCCTGGAATCAAAGTCGATCGATTGGCGGTTGTCGGGGTCAACAAGGGTCAAGTCCCAAAACTCGGTGCCTTGATAGAAATCCGTGACGCCCGGCGAACCCAGCTTGAGCGTGAGCTGCGACAGTGAGTTCAAAGAACCAAAGAATGCGATGCGATCCGCAAAGGCGGCAAAGGACTCCCGGAACGCCGATGTGTGCTGCTCAGTGAAGAGACTGCGGATGAAGTGCGCCAATGCCGCGTCATACTCATTCGACGGATTGATCCAACTGGAGTGGGTCTTGGCCTCTTTCACGGCCTTGGCCATGTAAGCAAGGATGCGGTCGTGCAACCGGTCATCCTCCCAGCCCGTCGAGGTGGGCCAGATGGCCAGCAGGCTCTGGTAGAAAAGGTACTCATCGTTGCGGTCCGGCGCCACCTGCCCACCGGTGCGTGTGCGCGCGGGCGAAACGTATCGGGACCAGCTTCGCAGTTGTTTGCGCCACTCATCGGGTAGTTCAGAAAGCACGCTGATCCGCACGCGGGCATCCTCCCCACGCTTGGTGTCGTGAGTGGAGGTAGTGATCATGGAGCGAGGGCTGCGCGTCTGGCGATAGGCATTGGCGGCATGGAAGTCATCGAGCGGTGCGCCTAGTGACGCCGGCTCGCCGCCCACTTCGTTGAGGGAGGCCAGAGGGCAGTACCGGTAAAAGGCCGTGTCTTCGATCCCCTTGGCCTGCACAGGGCTCGTGTACTGCTGAAACTTCTGCGCAAAGCGCAACCGGCGGGCGCGGGTACTGTCATCCGGCTCAGCAGGGTCGGGACACACGCACTCGCGGATGAAAGCGAAGATCGAAGACTCCATGGCCGGATTGCGGCGGATCGCTTCCCGGATCGCCTGATCGATCGCTACTTTGTCGGAGTAGGCCACGCCGCGCGGACTGATATACGTCCGGTAGACGGGGAAGCAGGCGACCACCTCGCGGAGCGCCTCCTGCAGGCTGTCCAGGGTGAAGTCGCGATAGCGGCGGTCCTGCTCGGACATGCGGTTGAGCTCATGGGCCAGCACGTTCAGTTCGCTGACCATCGAGGTCGAGATGATCTGCTGCTTGGAGGTATACCGGATCTCTTCAAAGTCGGTACTGCGCCGGGAAAAGCTGTGATAGATGCGGCGAATGGACTCGAGGTTCTCCGGCCGGATGAACAACCGGTTGAGCTGGTTCAGATACTCGTAGCCGGTGGTGCCATCGACGGGCCACTCCGAAGTGAGGCGCTCGGTCGAGGCCAGAATCTTCTCGACCACGATATAAGAGGTGACCTGGTCCGTGTCGACGGTTTTACGCAGTTCGTGCAGATAGCCCGAGGGGTCGTAGAGTCCGTCTATGTGATCGAGACGCAGACCGTGAGCGCGGCCCGTGCTGAAGAGGTCCAAGACCTTCTTGTGTGCGGACTCAAATACCTGCGGCGCCTCCATGCGAAGACCAGCCAGTTCGTTGATGTCGAAGAAGCGGCGATAGTTGATCTCGTGCAGGGCTGTGCGCCAATAGCAGAGCCGGTATGGCTGCAGTTCGAGCAGTTCGTGGAGAAGATTGAAGCTGGCCGGATCGCCAGGGCGGCCATTGAACTCCTCAACATTCCGGTCGACGTGGCTCCGCAGAGCATCCGACTGGGACAGCAATCGGGACAGACGCTGGCTGGCGATGGTCAGCTCGCGAGCCCTGTCATTGCGTGCTGCCAGCGAAGTATCGGTGTAAGGGGGCAAATGGTCCAACTGAAACAGAATGCTGAGGTATTCCTGCTGGGCTTCCGGCTGATCCTGCAGCAACTCGGGTAGCGCCTCGGCGCGATGCCGCAGAATGAGGCGGCACTGGCGCGGATTGAGAGGCAGGTTGTTATCCCAGTAACGCAGGTGGAAGTCCCCGCACTGATGGACGACCTGCAACTCTCCTGCCTCCAGCACTGAACCGTATTGGTGTCCCAGGATGGGCAGGAGCACTTTGTTCTCGAGTTCCGCTTTGACGGGCTGCCAGTCGATGTCGAAATACTCAGCGAAGGAAGAGGATGGACCGTTGCGGAGGACATCGCGCCAGGCCTCGTTGTACAGGGGATCGGTGCACATGTGGTTGGCCACGTAGTCGAGGATCAGCCCCATGGAACTGCGTGCCGCGGCCTCGCACAGCCTGTTGTAGCCGTGTTCTCCGCCCAGTTCCGGATTGATTTCGGCCAGGTCGCAGATGTCGTAGCCGTGCTGGCTGTGCGGCCGGGCCTTCCAGATGGGTGAGAGGTACAGGTGGGTCACTCCGAGCCCGGCGAAGTACGGCACCAGCCGCGTTACGTCATCGAACACAAGCCCGTCGTTTAGCTGCAGCCGGTAAGTGCTCACGGGATAGGACGGAATGCCGGGTGTCACTTCAGTCTTCTCCTTTGCCATCGAAGAACAATGCGCAGCCCGCGCGCCCAAACTGGAGCGGTCGACCCACCTCTTCACCAGGTCGCGGCATTGGATCAGGCACAAACTCGGGATCCTCGCTGGTCAGGAGAAGGACACCGGACGGGCACGCGCCGGGCAATTCTCCTCCACCCTGCAATGCCACGACCAGCGTGAACGCCTGATGATCGTCACGCCATTCCAGCGTGATGAGCCCGGCCTGTTCACCTACTGTGCAGTGCAGGGACCGGCAGCGGATCCGGCGCCGCAGTTGAATGAGCCGCGTGTACCAGCGGAGCATGGCTTGATGCTCTGGCTGCTCCCGTTCGCGCCATCGCAACTTACTGCGAAGAAAGGTATCGTCCGCCTGGGGATCAGGAATCGAGGTCCGGCTCGCTTCGTCGGAGAACTCAGGGAAATGGGCGAACTCTCGCCGCCGGCCGTCGCTCACCAGGGGGCCCAGTTGTTCGTTGTGGTCAGTAAAAAACTGAAACGGGGTAGTCGCCGCCCATTCCTGTCCCATGAAGAGCAGCGGGGTCTCGGGCGCCAGGAGCAGCAGAGCGCTCGCGGCCCGATGGGCGTGATTGGGGATCTGGTGATGGAGCCGCTCGCCTCGGGCGCGATTCCCAATCTGGTCGTGGTTCTGGATGCAGATGATGAACCGGCTGCGGTCCAGATCTCCTGTGGGCGTGCCGCGCGGCGCGTCGTGGTGAACGGAGTGCTGTCCCTCATAGAACCAGCCGTTCCGCAGAGTGCGGGCGATGCTGGCAGGCTCGCCGTCATAGTCCGCGTAGTAGCCTGCGGTATCACCGGCCAGGGCTCGCCGAACATGGTGATGGAAATCGTCGGCCCATACGGCGTCAATTCCGTAGCCGCCCTGCTGCGGCGGCTGCAGGATTGTATTGAGATTGCGGGCATCTTCCGCGATCACCTGGACGCTCCGCCCCAGCTCGGCCGCACGGTGGTGCAGCGCCTCAGCAAACTCCGCCAGGAAATGCAAGGCGCTACGGTCCTGGATGGCGTGAGTGGCATCCAGGCGGAAACCGTCAATGTGGTATTCCTCCAGCCAGTGCAGTGCATTGCAGACGAAGAAGGCGCGTGTATTGGCGGAGTGTTCTTCATCGAAGTTGAGACTGTCGCCCCACGGCGTCTTCACACGTGTGGAGTAGAAGCCGGTGTGAAAGAGCCGGTGATAGGCGCCGTCCGGGCCGAAGTGGTTGTAGACGACATCAAGATAAACGGCGAGGCCCAGCGAGTGGGCGTGATTCACGAATGCGCGCAGGTCCTCAGGCCGGCCGTAGTTTCGATTGGGTGCATAAAGAGAGACTCCATCGTAGCCCCAGTTCCGGCGGCCCGGGCTATCGGCGAGGGGCATGAACTCGGCGGCCGTTATGCCGAGATCACTCAATTGTCCAAGCCGATCCTTCGCGGCGGCGAAGGTCCCTTGCGGCGTAAACGCTCCGCAGTGCAGTTCGTAGAGCACGGCTTCGTTCCACGCGCGAGGCGAGAAGCCCGCGTCGGTCCAGGGGAATGCCGGGTCGACTACTTCCGACAGTCCGTGTACGCCATCCGGCTGAAATCGGGCAGCGGGATCAGGGAATGGACCTTGCCCGTCGATGCGGTAGCCATACCTCGCGCCGGCAGCCAGCCCCGGAACGAACACCGTCTTCAGGCCATCGGAGCGCAACTGGAGTTGGTGGGTAGACGGCGCCGGCCCATCCACTACGAGTTCAATCTGGCTCGCCGCACTCCATACCTGGAACAGGACCCCGTCGGCTTTCAGGATGGCCCCAAAGCGGCGTCCATCCAAGCCGCTCAACTGGCGTACTCCCGCCCATCGAGCCGGGCGTTGAGATTCAAAGCCGCGCTCACGAGGCCCAGGTGAGTGAACGCCTGCGGGATGTTGCCCAGTGATTCCCCAGTGGGCCCGATCTCTTCCGAATACAAGCCAAGGTGATTGCAGTAAGTGAGCATCTTTTCAAAGATCAGACGGGCTTCCTCCAGGCGCCCGGCGCGCGTAAGCGCCTCGACAAGCCAGAAAGTACACATGCTGAAAGTGCCTTCTCCTCCGGAGATCCCGTCATCGGTGAACACCTCGCCGTGCAACTGATAGCGATAGACCAGACTGTCGGAGACGAGCGCTTCAATGGTGCGGTCGATGGTGCTCAACATGCGTGGGTCTGTCGGGGCTATGAAATGGACGAGCGGCATGAGCAGATTGGCGGCGTCGAGGGCCTTGGTGCCCGCGGCCTGCACGAAAGACTGCTGGTCAGCGTCCCAACCATGCGTCATGATCCACTCGAAGACCTTGTCCCGCTCCTGTTCCAGATGGGCCCGGTTGAGCGGCAGGCTACGGCGCGCGGCCAGGCGCAGTCCGCGATCCAGCGCGACCCAGCATTGCAGCTTGGAATAGATGAAGTGCTGGCGCTGGCTGCGCACCTCCCACAGCCCTTCATCGGGCTGCTGCCAGTTCGCCGCGACCCATTCCAGCATGACCCGCACCTGCTTCCAGAAGCTGTACGAGATGGGCGTGACGTGCTTGTCGTAGAGATCGATTGAATCGACCACCTCGCCGTAGATATCGAGCTGCAGTTGGTTGTATGCGCCGTTGCCTACGCGCACCGGACGCGAACCGCGGTAGCCCTCAAAATGATCGAGGGTGAACTCCGTCAGGTCGTGGCGGCCATCGATAGCGTACATGACGTTCAACGGCCCATTGACGCGCTCCTGCTCGTGGATGCGGCTCTCGAGCCAGCCCATGAAGGCGGTAGCCTCCTCAGTGAATCCCAATCGAAGGAAGGCGTAGACGGTGAAGGCGGCGTCGCGAATCCACGTGTAGCGGTAGTCCCAGTTGCGGGTCCCGCCCACCTCTTCAGGCAGGCTACACGTGGGCGCTGCCACGATCGCGCCCGTGGGGCGAAAGGTGAGCAACTTCAGGACGAGCGCCGAACGGATGATGCGCTCACGCCACCGTCCCGTGTAGGTGCAGCGGCTGAGCCACCCGCGCCAGTATTTCACGGCCTGATCCATGAGGATCTCGCCATCGACCGTGTCGTGCCCGCCCGGCGTGGGCTCTCCGTGCTCCAGAAAGCGGAGGGAGAAGGTGAAGCTCTCCTTGGGATGGATCGTGAACTCGGCGATGGCGTGGCCGTTTTCCTCCGCAATCGGCACAGGGCTGCTCAGTGCAAGGCTGCCTTGCTCGCTCCGGAAGAGGCAGCCCCAGGGGCGAACTTCCGTGTCGTGCGGAGCCAGGGCGTAGCCGAAGGCCGGTGAGCAATCGAGCCGGATCCGCGTGACACCGCGCACCCCGCGGACAATGCGGATGATCTCACTGGGCGCCTGGGCGCCAGCCCATACGACATCGTCCCGCACGGGCATGAAGTCGAGGACTTCCGCCACGCCATCGGGCCGCAGGAACCGTGTCATGAGGACGTTTGTCTCGGGCAGATACATCTGCCGGTTGACGCCCTCCGTTACGGGTGCGATTCGAAAGTAACCGCCCTTACCCTGATCTAAAATCGCTCCGAAAATGCTTGGCGAATCAAAGCTCGGCAAGCAGCACCAATCGATCTCGCCCTCCGTAGAGACCAATGCAACCGACTGCAAATTGCCGATGATCCCGCAGGATTCAATCGGCCGGTACATCCTTGGCTTCGAGTCTGAGCCCATTCCCAAGTCGAAGGTACCTCCAGATGCTTGCATCTTCGCATAGGAGGCGCGTCCGGTTCTTTTTCGTAGTTAAGGACCTGTAAGACGGTTGACGCGATCGAGCCGAAAAAGGCAATGGCCGGCGTGGACCGGCCATCCTGATTGCGAACTGGATTTGAGACAAATCGCGCGGCTATCGAATCAACGAAGCCGACCGCCCGGCGAAGTCGAGGACGAACGACGGGAAGATCCCCAGGAACAGCGTCACGATGGCCGTGCAAAGAATGGCCACGCGAATGCCGGCGCTGGGTGCGAGCAATTCCTCGGCACTCTCGGCAGGCGGCTGCATGTACATCACGACGATGATCCGCAGGTAGTAGTACGCAGCCACAGCGCTGTTCAACATGCCCAACACCGCCAGCCAGATCAGATTGGCATCCAGCGCGGCCTTGAAGATGTAGAACTTGCCGAAGAAGCCGGCGGTCAGCGGGATACCGGTCAAGGAGAGCAGGAAGATGGTGAGCATGGCGGCCACCAGCGGCTGCGTTTGGCTGAGTCCTGACAGATCCTGCGTCGCCACGTGCTTCTCACCGCGCCGCGCGACGTAAGTGACCACGGCAAATGCGCCGATGTTCATGAAGGCGTATGACGCCAGGTAGAACATGGCAGCCGCGGTGCCGATCTCACTGTGCGTGGTGAGGGCCACCATCACATAACCGGCGTGCGCGATGGAACTGTAAGCCAGCAGGCGCTTGATGTTCGTCTGGCGCAGCGCGGCAAAGTTGCCGATGATCATCGTCGCCAGCGCGGAGACCCACAGGATGGGTTCCCAGCGATCCTTCAAGGGTTCGAAAGCGGTCATCAGGATCCGCAGGAACATCGCAAAGGCGGCCGCTTTCGGGCCTACGGACATGAACGCTGTGACTGGGGCAGGCGCGCCCTGGTACACGTCGGGCGCCCACATCTGGAACGGTGCGGCGGAAACCTTGAAGGCGAGGCCGACAAAGAGCAGTGCCGTCGCGGCGCCGAGCATCACCAGGTTGGGATGATTCGTGGGATCCAGCAGCGTGGTGCGGATCGCGCTGAGGTTCGTGGTCCCCGTGAGGCCGTAGATCCAGGCCACTCCGTAGAGCAGGAAGGCAGTAGCGAACGAGCCCAGCAGGAAGTACTTCAACGCCGACTCGTTGTTCCGCTTGTCGTCGCGGAGGTAACCGGCCAGGACGTAACTGGCGATAGACGAGCATTCCAGCCCGATGAACAGCATGATGAGTTCGTTGGCGGAAACCATCAGGCACTGGCCGATGATGGAGAACAGCATCACCGCGTAGTATTCGCCGGATTCGTGCTGCTCCAGCTTCAGGTAGTTCGTGGAGATCAGCACAATGAGCAGCCCCACGACCATGACAAGGATCCGGAAGAATGCCGCGAAGCCGTCCAATACCAGCATTTTCGAGAAGGCGGTACCCGGATCGTTGGTGCCCATCACGGTCAGCACGATCCCGGCAATGAGCGCGAGGAAGGTCATCACGGCAAACTTGCGCTTGCCTTCCGGCGCACTCAGGGGCTCCATCACCATGATGAGCGTGGCGACCACGGTCATCAGCATTTCGGGCGCGAACCGGAACAACTCCTGCGGGGAGGGTGGCACGAAACTAGCGGGCATTGGCAAGCTCCTTCCCTGCTACAGGGGCTTTCGATTGGACCACGGAGAGAATCTTCGAATCGCTGGCGCTGATGGCTGGCAGGAAGCTGCTCGAGCCGATGCCCATCCAGACCATCATGGCGATGAGCGGCAGAATCACGCCCCACTCGCGCAGCGAGAGGTCGCTGAAGTGGTTCTTCACCGCGTCCGGTGTTTCGCCGTAGAAGGTGCGCTGCACCATCCAGAGCATGTAGACCGCGGAGAGGATGACGCCGACGGCCGCAAACACGGCGTAGAGGAAATTACGCTCCGCCGCACCCTGCAGCACCAGGAATTCGCCGACGAAGTTGTTCAGCAGCGGCAGTCCCACACTGGCCAGAGTGGTGATCACGAACATTGTGGACAGCCAGGGCGCCACTGTACCGACTCCGCCGTAGTCGGCGATCTCCAGCGAGTGGCGGCGCTCATAGAGCATGCCCACGAGGATGAAGAGTGCGCCGGTGGAGATGCCATGGTTCAGCATCTGGTAGACCGCGCCGTCGAGCCCCACCTGCGTAAAGGTGAAAACGCCGAGGATCACGAAGCCCAGGTGGCTGACTGACGAGTAAGCGACCAACCGCTTCATGTTCGGCTGGACCATCGCGACCAGTGCGCCGTAGATAATGCCGCCGATGGCCAGGCCGATGATCCACCGCGCGTTCTGATGTGACGCCTCAGGAAACAGCGGCAGGCAGATGCGGACGATACCGTACGTGCCGAGTTTCAACAATACGGAAGCCAGCATTACGGAACCAGCGGTGGGTGCCTCGCCGTGGGCATCCGGCAACCAGGTATGCAGCGGGAACAACGGAACCTTGATGGCAAAGGCGACGAAGAAGGCCATGAACAGCCAGAAGCCTTCGGTCCCTGTCAGCACCAGCCGGCCCTTGGCCATCATGTCCATCAGCAGCGGGATGTCGAACGTGCCGCTCTTGTTGTACAGGTACACCATCGCGATCAGCATTAAAGCCGAACCGGCCATCGTGTAGAGGAAGAACTTAACCGCAGCGTAGATCCGCTTGTCGTGGCCCCAGATTCCAACCAGAAAGTACATCGGCACCAGCGACACTTCCCAGAACACAAAGAACAGGAAGAGGTCGAGGGAAACAAAGACGCCTAGCACCCCGAACAGCAG encodes the following:
- a CDS encoding SBBP repeat-containing protein; protein product: MRKIISLFAFAAVLAAQSPSEDKRLVFSTFNGGDRYDDATAVAVDPGGFIYVAGESESRDIPVKPVGGKPLNSAVFKAYLTKYSSEGKEVLWRAQIGGSSNTVAHAVALDKDGNIYVAGTTGARDLPLLHPIQDKQGGLNICFVMKFDPEGTLLFSTYFGGERNEEGLALALDSVGNIYLAGRASSAQLPVKNAMQPQISGGGQDAFIAKITPDFQLAYATYLGGNSGTDNIYAIAVGPDDSLYVAGETMSTGMATEGAYITLPQSYSSFVARVKPEGDGLIYFTYVGWKGGYTSIRGLTVDRDGRAYVVGHTSSKQLPTSENALQTAFGGGFRDAFLLRLSVDGTAAEYLTYLGGSSSGPTDPDETATAVKIDARGYVYITGYTNSPDFPGFRALQSNHGGKFDAFLLRLDVDQKQLISSTFWGGVENDESLALTLGPGESATIAGITYSSDLPLSANALQTKLGSGNDAFVCQICDPWLGIWFGDLSEARFTYVLGGEVPAPINSVVYAGCPQAFPAEGPESTEPWLILEKDGGTVPMKLKLSVNPDGLAPGEYKTIIKVTVNDAFHPVLEIPVTLVVQEPPVVIEDPSPAN
- the treY gene encoding malto-oligosyltrehalose synthase, which codes for MTPGIPSYPVSTYRLQLNDGLVFDDVTRLVPYFAGLGVTHLYLSPIWKARPHSQHGYDICDLAEINPELGGEHGYNRLCEAAARSSMGLILDYVANHMCTDPLYNEAWRDVLRNGPSSSFAEYFDIDWQPVKAELENKVLLPILGHQYGSVLEAGELQVVHQCGDFHLRYWDNNLPLNPRQCRLILRHRAEALPELLQDQPEAQQEYLSILFQLDHLPPYTDTSLAARNDRARELTIASQRLSRLLSQSDALRSHVDRNVEEFNGRPGDPASFNLLHELLELQPYRLCYWRTALHEINYRRFFDINELAGLRMEAPQVFESAHKKVLDLFSTGRAHGLRLDHIDGLYDPSGYLHELRKTVDTDQVTSYIVVEKILASTERLTSEWPVDGTTGYEYLNQLNRLFIRPENLESIRRIYHSFSRRSTDFEEIRYTSKQQIISTSMVSELNVLAHELNRMSEQDRRYRDFTLDSLQEALREVVACFPVYRTYISPRGVAYSDKVAIDQAIREAIRRNPAMESSIFAFIRECVCPDPAEPDDSTRARRLRFAQKFQQYTSPVQAKGIEDTAFYRYCPLASLNEVGGEPASLGAPLDDFHAANAYRQTRSPRSMITTSTHDTKRGEDARVRISVLSELPDEWRKQLRSWSRYVSPARTRTGGQVAPDRNDEYLFYQSLLAIWPTSTGWEDDRLHDRILAYMAKAVKEAKTHSSWINPSNEYDAALAHFIRSLFTEQHTSAFRESFAAFADRIAFFGSLNSLSQLTLKLGSPGVTDFYQGTEFWDLTLVDPDNRQSIDFDSRQNWLGRWQPEYERSRAGNRVFDFAQIAPQVDTGELKAAITAIGLNLRRDNPDLVIEGEYIPLYATGPIADHLVAFARVQSGRVLLAAGLRWMAGLLAGAPYASAAAGWHETVLPVPEELAGRNIVNVLTNERWTCAGSIPLRALFGRLPGALITLA
- the treZ gene encoding malto-oligosyltrehalose trehalohydrolase codes for the protein MSGLDGRRFGAILKADGVLFQVWSAASQIELVVDGPAPSTHQLQLRSDGLKTVFVPGLAAGARYGYRIDGQGPFPDPAARFQPDGVHGLSEVVDPAFPWTDAGFSPRAWNEAVLYELHCGAFTPQGTFAAAKDRLGQLSDLGITAAEFMPLADSPGRRNWGYDGVSLYAPNRNYGRPEDLRAFVNHAHSLGLAVYLDVVYNHFGPDGAYHRLFHTGFYSTRVKTPWGDSLNFDEEHSANTRAFFVCNALHWLEEYHIDGFRLDATHAIQDRSALHFLAEFAEALHHRAAELGRSVQVIAEDARNLNTILQPPQQGGYGIDAVWADDFHHHVRRALAGDTAGYYADYDGEPASIARTLRNGWFYEGQHSVHHDAPRGTPTGDLDRSRFIICIQNHDQIGNRARGERLHHQIPNHAHRAASALLLLAPETPLLFMGQEWAATTPFQFFTDHNEQLGPLVSDGRRREFAHFPEFSDEASRTSIPDPQADDTFLRSKLRWREREQPEHQAMLRWYTRLIQLRRRIRCRSLHCTVGEQAGLITLEWRDDHQAFTLVVALQGGGELPGACPSGVLLLTSEDPEFVPDPMPRPGEEVGRPLQFGRAGCALFFDGKGED
- a CDS encoding glycoside hydrolase family 15 protein, giving the protein MGSDSKPRMYRPIESCGIIGNLQSVALVSTEGEIDWCCLPSFDSPSIFGAILDQGKGGYFRIAPVTEGVNRQMYLPETNVLMTRFLRPDGVAEVLDFMPVRDDVVWAGAQAPSEIIRIVRGVRGVTRIRLDCSPAFGYALAPHDTEVRPWGCLFRSEQGSLALSSPVPIAEENGHAIAEFTIHPKESFTFSLRFLEHGEPTPGGHDTVDGEILMDQAVKYWRGWLSRCTYTGRWRERIIRSALVLKLLTFRPTGAIVAAPTCSLPEEVGGTRNWDYRYTWIRDAAFTVYAFLRLGFTEEATAFMGWLESRIHEQERVNGPLNVMYAIDGRHDLTEFTLDHFEGYRGSRPVRVGNGAYNQLQLDIYGEVVDSIDLYDKHVTPISYSFWKQVRVMLEWVAANWQQPDEGLWEVRSQRQHFIYSKLQCWVALDRGLRLAARRSLPLNRAHLEQERDKVFEWIMTHGWDADQQSFVQAAGTKALDAANLLMPLVHFIAPTDPRMLSTIDRTIEALVSDSLVYRYQLHGEVFTDDGISGGEGTFSMCTFWLVEALTRAGRLEEARLIFEKMLTYCNHLGLYSEEIGPTGESLGNIPQAFTHLGLVSAALNLNARLDGREYAS
- a CDS encoding NADH-quinone oxidoreductase subunit N — encoded protein: MPASFVPPSPQELFRFAPEMLMTVVATLIMVMEPLSAPEGKRKFAVMTFLALIAGIVLTVMGTNDPGTAFSKMLVLDGFAAFFRILVMVVGLLIVLISTNYLKLEQHESGEYYAVMLFSIIGQCLMVSANELIMLFIGLECSSIASYVLAGYLRDDKRNNESALKYFLLGSFATAFLLYGVAWIYGLTGTTNLSAIRTTLLDPTNHPNLVMLGAATALLFVGLAFKVSAAPFQMWAPDVYQGAPAPVTAFMSVGPKAAAFAMFLRILMTAFEPLKDRWEPILWVSALATMIIGNFAALRQTNIKRLLAYSSIAHAGYVMVALTTHSEIGTAAAMFYLASYAFMNIGAFAVVTYVARRGEKHVATQDLSGLSQTQPLVAAMLTIFLLSLTGIPLTAGFFGKFYIFKAALDANLIWLAVLGMLNSAVAAYYYLRIIVVMYMQPPAESAEELLAPSAGIRVAILCTAIVTLFLGIFPSFVLDFAGRSASLIR